From Microbacterium croceum, a single genomic window includes:
- a CDS encoding ABC transporter ATP-binding protein translates to MSSAITGTQDEDRSRYTREESAAIRRRSLRLLGSLVGPLKLRIVLAAAVLVVSTALQVAGPILISIGLDRALPAAIDRADWMPTFMIGGIYLLAGALAAVLIAWYVIIAAKLTQAVLLDLRKRIFLHTQRLSLEFHESYTSGRIISRQTSDLDSIKELLDGGLNELVSGVLFGLFTFIALCFWDWQSGLILAIGGVPLFYLMRWFYSRSQLVYRESRVISAKVIVQFVETMTGIRAVKAFRKEPRNDVAFQEVAGDYRDVNRRSMLLFGTFEPGLMGVAALVLGIVVLWGGIRVSEGALTVGVLLSAVLYVRNFFAPMQEIAMFLNSYQSATAALEKVSGVLEEVPTVPDPEKPVDLWESRGHIEFDEVTFGYNGEKTILPNFSLDIPAGQTIALVGTTGAGKSTLAKLISRFYDPSQGRVTLDGIDLRSLHPKDLRRAIVMVTQEAYLFSGTVADNIALGKPDATLDEIRAAARAVGADEFISSLPDGYGTDVNKRGGRVSAGQRQLISFARAFLADPAVLILDEATASLDIPSERLIQDALQTLLKDRTAIIIAHRLSTVAIADRVLVMEHGEIIEDDTPAALIGGTGKFAQLHAAWQETLV, encoded by the coding sequence ATGAGCTCCGCCATCACAGGAACCCAGGACGAGGACCGCTCGCGGTACACCCGCGAGGAGAGCGCGGCGATCCGTCGTCGGTCGCTCCGGCTGCTCGGATCCCTGGTCGGCCCGCTGAAGCTGCGGATCGTCCTCGCCGCCGCCGTGCTCGTCGTCTCGACCGCACTGCAGGTCGCCGGTCCGATCCTCATCAGCATCGGCCTCGACCGTGCGCTGCCTGCGGCGATCGACCGGGCCGACTGGATGCCGACGTTCATGATCGGCGGCATCTACCTGCTGGCCGGCGCTCTGGCCGCCGTGTTGATCGCCTGGTACGTCATCATCGCCGCCAAGCTCACCCAGGCGGTGCTGCTCGATCTGCGCAAGCGGATCTTCCTGCACACCCAGCGCCTGAGCCTGGAGTTCCACGAGTCGTACACGTCCGGCCGCATCATCTCGCGGCAGACCAGCGACCTGGACTCGATCAAGGAGCTCCTCGACGGCGGTCTGAACGAACTCGTCTCCGGCGTGCTCTTCGGACTCTTCACCTTCATCGCACTGTGCTTCTGGGACTGGCAGTCCGGCCTGATCCTCGCGATCGGCGGGGTGCCGCTGTTCTACCTCATGCGTTGGTTCTACTCGCGCTCGCAGCTCGTGTACCGCGAGTCCCGTGTGATCAGCGCCAAGGTGATCGTGCAGTTCGTGGAGACCATGACCGGTATCCGCGCGGTGAAGGCCTTCCGCAAGGAGCCGCGCAACGACGTGGCGTTCCAGGAGGTCGCGGGAGACTACCGCGACGTCAACCGTCGCTCGATGCTCCTGTTCGGCACGTTCGAGCCCGGACTCATGGGAGTGGCCGCACTCGTGCTCGGCATCGTCGTGCTGTGGGGCGGCATCCGCGTCTCCGAGGGGGCGCTCACGGTCGGTGTGCTGCTGTCGGCCGTGCTGTACGTGCGCAACTTCTTCGCTCCCATGCAGGAGATCGCGATGTTCCTGAACTCCTACCAGTCCGCCACGGCGGCGCTGGAGAAGGTGTCGGGCGTGCTCGAGGAGGTGCCGACGGTTCCGGACCCCGAGAAGCCGGTCGACCTGTGGGAGTCGCGCGGACACATCGAGTTCGATGAGGTGACCTTCGGCTACAACGGCGAGAAGACGATCCTCCCGAACTTCTCGCTCGACATCCCGGCGGGACAGACGATCGCGCTGGTGGGCACGACGGGTGCGGGCAAGTCCACTCTGGCCAAGCTCATCTCCCGCTTCTACGACCCCTCGCAGGGGCGTGTGACGCTCGACGGCATCGACCTGCGTTCGCTGCACCCGAAGGATCTACGCCGCGCCATCGTCATGGTGACGCAGGAGGCCTATCTGTTCAGCGGCACGGTGGCCGACAACATCGCGCTCGGCAAGCCCGATGCGACGCTGGATGAGATCAGGGCGGCGGCCCGCGCGGTCGGCGCCGACGAGTTCATCTCGTCGCTGCCCGACGGCTACGGCACCGACGTGAACAAGCGCGGTGGCCGGGTGTCGGCGGGTCAGCGTCAGTTGATCTCCTTCGCCAGGGCATTCCTCGCCGACCCGGCGGTGCTGATCCTCGACGAGGCCACGGCCTCGCTCGACATCCCGTCCGAGCGGCTGATCCAGGATGCCCTGCAGACGCTGCTGAAGGACCGCACCGCGATCATCATCGCGCACCGTCTGTCGACGGTCGCGATCGCCGACCGGGTGCTGGTGATGGAGCACGGCGAGATCATCGAGGACGACACCCCCGCCGCGCTGATCGGCGGCACCGGCAAGTTCGCGCAGCTGCACGCGGCCTGGCAGGAGACCCTGGTCTAG
- a CDS encoding endonuclease domain-containing protein, translating into MDLKTWMTTRGGIAHREDAREHGYPPSRIRAAIRESEVERIRAKWIVTAAAPQDLRAAAAASARVTCVSLARRREWWIPEDAPAGTHLHVGTNAHRHAGDAVLHWSEPLVDAGPRALVASIEDALAHVARCFVFEDAMTIWESAMRRESLDVASLRAVRWRDRASRELAHAVRGRSDSGLETVFVVRLSGWGIPIRQQVRLAGHDVDVVLGSHLVIQLDGFAHHSRSADRGRDVAHDAELRLRGYTVIRFTYAQILHDWAGVERTVAAAIARGLHLPPATRTR; encoded by the coding sequence ATGGACCTGAAGACCTGGATGACGACTCGAGGCGGCATCGCGCACCGTGAGGATGCGCGCGAGCATGGGTATCCGCCGTCCCGGATCAGAGCGGCGATACGCGAGAGTGAGGTGGAGCGCATCCGTGCGAAATGGATCGTCACAGCGGCTGCGCCACAGGATCTCCGCGCGGCCGCCGCCGCATCCGCCAGGGTCACGTGCGTCTCGCTCGCCCGGCGAAGGGAATGGTGGATTCCCGAGGATGCGCCCGCCGGAACCCATCTGCACGTCGGGACGAACGCGCATCGCCACGCCGGCGACGCGGTGCTGCACTGGTCCGAGCCTCTGGTCGATGCCGGGCCCAGAGCCCTGGTGGCATCCATCGAGGATGCGCTGGCTCACGTCGCGCGATGCTTCGTTTTCGAGGACGCGATGACGATCTGGGAATCGGCGATGAGGCGGGAGTCCCTCGACGTCGCATCACTGCGGGCGGTGCGCTGGCGCGATCGCGCGTCACGCGAACTCGCCCATGCCGTCCGCGGAAGGTCGGATTCGGGCCTGGAGACCGTCTTCGTCGTACGTCTGAGCGGCTGGGGCATCCCGATCCGCCAGCAGGTGCGCCTCGCCGGACATGATGTGGATGTCGTGCTCGGGAGCCACCTGGTGATCCAGCTCGACGGCTTCGCCCATCACTCTCGCTCTGCCGACCGCGGCCGGGATGTCGCGCACGACGCCGAACTCCGGTTGCGCGGATACACCGTGATCCGATTCACCTACGCGCAGATCCTGCACGACTGGGCAGGCGTCGAGCGCACGGTCGCTGCGGCCATCGCACGCGGGCTGCACCTCCCTCCGGCGACGCGCACGCGGTGA
- a CDS encoding GH1 family beta-glucosidase has protein sequence MTTPLTPRDDYRGSGLVFPEGFTFGSATASYQIEGAAAEDGRTPSIWDTFSRTPGKVWNGDTGDVACDHYHRVDEDLDLMADLGLQAYRFSIAWPRIVPTAAGDVNQAGIDFYSRLVDGLLARGIRPVATLYHWDLPQYLEDAGGWTARATTDAFERYAEIMGTALGDRVHTWTTLNEPWCSAYLGYGQGGHAPGRHEPAAALSAVHHLNLAHGRAVQALRATSTGDPDYSVTLNFHVLRGQGEGSSEAVRRIDALANRAFTGPMLRGEYPADLLADTAEVTDWSFVADGDLATINQPIDVLGVNYYSTATVRLWDGVSEQQQNDGHKGTTGGTAWPGSDRIVEFVEQPGPYTAMGWNIAPEGLEELLVSLSEQFPAQPLMVTENGAAFDDEVADDGSVPDPLRTDYLRRHFTAAHRALERGVDLRGYFVWSLLDNFEWGYGYAKRFGIVRVDFDSLERTIKDSGHWYRELVRTRTVGA, from the coding sequence ATGACCACGCCGCTCACACCGCGCGACGACTACCGCGGATCCGGACTCGTGTTCCCCGAGGGCTTCACGTTCGGTTCCGCGACCGCCTCGTACCAGATCGAGGGCGCCGCGGCCGAGGACGGCCGTACGCCCTCGATCTGGGACACGTTCAGCAGGACCCCGGGCAAGGTCTGGAACGGCGACACGGGCGACGTGGCGTGCGACCACTACCACCGCGTCGACGAGGACCTCGACCTGATGGCGGACCTCGGTCTGCAGGCGTACCGCTTCTCGATCGCGTGGCCGCGCATCGTCCCCACCGCCGCAGGCGACGTCAACCAGGCGGGGATCGACTTCTACTCGCGCCTGGTCGACGGACTGCTCGCACGCGGCATCCGCCCTGTGGCGACGCTGTATCACTGGGACCTCCCCCAGTACCTGGAGGATGCCGGCGGCTGGACGGCTCGTGCCACCACCGACGCCTTCGAGCGCTACGCCGAGATCATGGGCACCGCGCTGGGCGATCGCGTGCATACCTGGACCACGCTCAACGAGCCCTGGTGCTCCGCCTACCTCGGCTACGGTCAGGGCGGTCACGCCCCCGGGCGGCACGAGCCGGCAGCCGCGCTCTCCGCCGTGCACCATCTGAACCTCGCCCACGGGCGCGCGGTGCAGGCGCTGCGGGCGACCTCGACCGGCGACCCCGACTACTCGGTGACCTTGAACTTCCACGTGCTCCGAGGGCAGGGGGAGGGCTCGTCCGAGGCCGTTCGCCGCATCGACGCTCTTGCCAACCGCGCGTTCACCGGTCCGATGCTGCGCGGGGAATACCCGGCCGATCTCCTTGCTGATACTGCGGAGGTCACCGACTGGAGCTTCGTGGCAGACGGCGATCTCGCCACGATCAACCAGCCGATCGACGTGCTGGGCGTGAACTACTACTCCACCGCGACCGTGCGGCTGTGGGACGGCGTCTCTGAGCAGCAGCAGAACGACGGGCACAAGGGCACCACCGGCGGCACCGCCTGGCCGGGCAGCGACCGGATCGTGGAGTTCGTCGAACAGCCGGGGCCGTACACGGCGATGGGTTGGAACATCGCGCCGGAGGGCCTGGAGGAGCTGTTGGTGTCACTGTCGGAGCAGTTCCCCGCGCAGCCGCTCATGGTCACCGAGAACGGCGCCGCGTTCGATGACGAGGTCGCCGACGACGGCTCCGTGCCCGACCCCCTGCGCACGGACTACCTGCGGCGTCACTTCACGGCCGCGCACCGTGCACTCGAGCGCGGCGTCGACCTGCGCGGCTACTTCGTGTGGTCGCTGCTGGACAACTTCGAGTGGGGCTACGGCTACGCCAAGCGCTTCGGCATCGTGCGCGTCGACTTCGACTCGCTCGAGCGCACGATCAAGGACTCGGGTCACTGGTACCGGGAGCTGGTGCGCACCCGGACAGTGGGCGCATAG
- the yicI gene encoding alpha-xylosidase has protein sequence MKFTDGFWQLRPGVTALYAQEAYDIAETADTPDGPGIVITAPTMAIGKRGDVLNRPVLTTTLSSPAEGVIRVRIAHHTGGRWHGGFTLPGARAGAAGVSVSAAGGVLDAGSLVAKVSPGAPWDLSYEVDGRRVTGSGSKAQGYVQLTADAQVDPGIVSNARQGGGTPVATTFVHEQLDLGVGELIYGLGERFGPLVKNGQSVEVWNADGGTSSEQAYKNVPFHLSNRGYGVLVNDPGHVSYEIGSEAVERVQFSVSGEQLEYFVIAGPTPKDVLGRYTALTGRPPIVPAWSYGLWLSTSFTTDYDEQTVNSFIDEMAARELPVSVFHFDCFWMREFNWCDFEWDPRVFPDPDGMLSRLHEKDLRVCVWINPYIAQRSPLFREAADQGFLVRRADGSVWQWDLWQAGMGLVDFTNPDATAWYQGHLRRLVAQGVDCFKTDFGERIPTDVVWTDGADPERMHNRYTDLYNRAVFEVLTDARGEGDAVLFARSATAGGQSMPVHWGGDSTSTYTSMAETLRGGLSLALSGFAFWSHDIGGFEGTPDAGVFKRWTAFGLLGSHSRFHGSSSYRVPWAFDDEAVEVTRRFTHLKMRLMPYLYQHGLDAARTGVPLMRPMALEFPDDPAAGYLDRQYMLGSSLLVAPVFSADGEVEFYLPAGEWTTLLTGERVTGGTWRRERHGFDSLPLYVRPGTVLPWGSRVDGPEYDYHDGLQLRVFAGGTGTASVTVTDPSGRAETYTVDLEEITE, from the coding sequence ACCACGCTGTCGTCGCCCGCCGAGGGCGTCATCCGTGTACGCATCGCGCATCACACCGGTGGGCGCTGGCACGGCGGGTTCACGCTTCCCGGCGCCCGTGCCGGTGCGGCAGGCGTCTCCGTCTCGGCAGCCGGCGGAGTGCTCGATGCCGGAAGCCTCGTGGCCAAGGTCTCCCCCGGCGCTCCGTGGGACCTCTCCTACGAGGTCGACGGGCGACGGGTCACCGGCAGCGGCAGCAAGGCCCAGGGCTACGTGCAGCTGACCGCGGATGCGCAGGTCGACCCCGGCATCGTCAGCAATGCCCGACAGGGCGGGGGAACGCCCGTGGCCACCACCTTCGTGCACGAGCAGCTCGACCTGGGCGTCGGCGAGCTGATCTACGGACTCGGCGAGCGCTTCGGCCCCCTCGTCAAGAACGGACAGTCGGTGGAGGTATGGAACGCCGACGGCGGTACCTCCTCCGAGCAGGCGTACAAGAACGTGCCTTTCCACCTGTCCAACCGCGGTTACGGCGTGCTGGTCAATGACCCGGGGCATGTCTCCTACGAGATCGGTTCCGAGGCGGTCGAGCGCGTGCAGTTCTCGGTGTCGGGCGAACAGCTGGAGTACTTCGTGATCGCGGGCCCCACGCCCAAGGACGTGCTCGGGCGCTACACCGCGCTCACCGGTCGACCGCCGATCGTGCCCGCCTGGTCCTACGGCCTGTGGCTGTCGACGAGCTTCACCACCGACTACGACGAGCAGACCGTGAACTCCTTCATCGACGAGATGGCGGCACGTGAGCTGCCGGTGTCGGTGTTCCACTTCGACTGCTTCTGGATGCGCGAGTTCAACTGGTGCGACTTCGAGTGGGATCCGCGGGTCTTCCCCGATCCCGACGGGATGCTGTCGCGCCTGCATGAGAAGGACCTGCGCGTCTGCGTCTGGATCAACCCGTACATCGCACAGCGCTCCCCGCTGTTCCGGGAGGCCGCGGATCAAGGCTTCCTGGTGCGGCGCGCCGACGGCTCGGTGTGGCAGTGGGACCTGTGGCAGGCCGGCATGGGCCTGGTCGACTTCACGAACCCCGACGCGACCGCGTGGTACCAGGGGCACCTGCGGCGCCTGGTCGCCCAGGGCGTCGACTGCTTCAAGACCGACTTCGGCGAGCGCATCCCCACCGATGTCGTCTGGACGGATGGCGCGGACCCCGAGCGCATGCACAACCGCTATACCGACCTCTACAACCGCGCGGTGTTCGAGGTGCTCACGGATGCGCGGGGTGAAGGCGACGCCGTGCTGTTCGCGCGGTCGGCGACGGCCGGAGGACAGAGCATGCCGGTGCACTGGGGCGGCGACTCCACCTCGACCTACACGTCGATGGCGGAGACCCTGCGCGGCGGGCTCTCGCTCGCCCTGAGCGGCTTCGCGTTCTGGAGCCACGACATCGGCGGCTTCGAGGGGACCCCTGATGCCGGCGTCTTCAAGCGCTGGACCGCGTTCGGTCTGCTCGGCTCGCATTCCCGGTTCCACGGCTCGAGCTCCTACCGGGTGCCGTGGGCGTTCGACGATGAGGCCGTGGAGGTCACCCGCCGCTTCACGCACCTGAAGATGCGGCTGATGCCGTACCTGTACCAGCACGGGCTGGATGCCGCACGCACGGGTGTGCCGTTGATGCGGCCGATGGCGCTCGAGTTCCCCGACGACCCTGCCGCCGGCTATCTGGATCGGCAGTACATGCTGGGCTCGAGCCTGCTCGTCGCTCCGGTGTTCTCGGCCGACGGCGAGGTCGAGTTCTACCTGCCGGCCGGGGAGTGGACGACGCTGTTGACCGGCGAGCGCGTGACCGGCGGCACGTGGCGACGGGAGAGGCACGGCTTCGACTCCCTGCCGCTGTACGTGCGCCCCGGCACCGTGCTGCCCTGGGGTTCCCGTGTGGACGGCCCGGAGTACGACTACCATGACGGACTGCAGCTGCGTGTCTTCGCGGGCGGCACCGGCACCGCCTCGGTGACCGTGACCGATCCCTCTGGCCGCGCCGAGACCTACACCGTCGACCTCGAGGAGATCACCGAATGA